A window of Terriglobia bacterium genomic DNA:
ATTCCCTGCGGTGCTGTTCTTTTACAGCCTTGCTCGAAGCCGCTGCTGGATTCCCGTCCTGGCACGGGGCAATGACTGCCGCAGGCACCATGAACAATCCGGCCAGAACCATGCACATAATCCACCTGAAGCTTGGTTTCATCAACTCCTCCTTGACATTGGGCAGGGCCCCGCTTCCGGCTGGTAAACACGCATCGCAGTCGCCCTTAACTACTCGTAATGCATATTTGTTCGCTTGCCCATCGCAATAGGCTTCCATAGCATAGGAACCCCCGGCAGGAAGAACGGGCGAACAGCGAATTCGGACACGTGCTGTATGATATTAGAGGGCGCGTCCAGATGCATCAACAAAAAGCCGGAAGGAACTGAGATGAAACTTGCCCGATATTGTCTACTTTCCCTCTGCTTGCTTTCGGCCCCGCTGTCGGGACAACAGACCAACCAGAGAACTCAGAACCCGTTGGTGGACGGAAAGCTGATGTACGTCGGCAAAATGCCAGAGAATCTCGATGGCTGGATTGTGAATGATCTCAGCGCATGGGGCAAATACAAGCCTACCCGCCAGATTGAAGGTGTGGACCTTGTGATGAAGGCTTACGAACCGGAGACGGAAGTCCAGTACAAGTTGCGGCGAGGCATCCCCCAGCCAAAGGAAGTGCCAAAGGACCGCCGCCAAAAGCACGTGATGTTTTCAATTATTGTGGATGACTGGGTCACCGGACACCAGGTGTGGAAGGCGGACATCATGCAGCAGAAGCCGAAACGTGAGGTCAGCAGTCCTCCCGGCACGGAGGTCGAGATTGGCGCCGGCGGGCTTTCAAGCCAGCAGGTTGCGCAGGCCATTACGCGAGAACTGCGCAGATACGTGGACCATCTGAGTTCACAAAAGGGACCTCAATAGGTTTTGCTTCTCCCGGATAAACCATCCGTGATTCTGATTGATCGATTGATGAGTTGAAGTTCAATAGAAGGGCTGAAGCGATGAACTTTGCTGTTACCGGCGCGACAGGATTGTTCGGCCACGGGCTCGTCGAGGTCATCAGCAAACGCCATACGGTGTTTTCGGTGGGAAGGGCCGAAGCGGATATCACAAGGTTCGAAGAGGTGCAGGCGCTGTTCCAGAAATTACGCCCTGACGTCGTGGTCCACGCCGCAGCCAATCCCAGTCCTGACGCTTGCGAAACGGATCCGGCGCAGGCCTTTCTGGTCAACGTCCATGGCACGCGCCATGTCGCGGAGGCAGCGCGAGAGGTCGGCGCCGGCGTGGCCTATATCTCGACCGACGCTGTGTTCGACGGCGAGAGTCTGACTCCTTATGTGGAGACTGACCGTGCCGTGCCTCCAACGGTCTACGGCCGAACCAAGCTGCTCGGCGAGCGACTGGTGGCGGCGCTGCCACGATATTGGATATTCCGTGTCTCTGTCCTTTTCGGCCCTGGAAAGGAGAACTTTATTGACAAGGGCCTGAGGGCCATGAAATCGGGCCAATCGTACGTAGTGGCTGAGGACCAGACGGCGAGCGCGCTGTACACACTGGACGGAGCTGAGAAGATTCTCGAAGTGGTTGAGAGGGGACCCTCAGGACTTTACCATCTCACCAACCAGGGGACCTGCAGCCGCTACGAGCTGGCCAGGTATGCGGCGGAGAAGGCGGGACTTGACATCAGCAGGCTTGCCGGTGTTCCAGCCGACCAGATGGGCCGTCCAGCCAAGCGTTTGAAATACGCTGTATTGGAGATGCGGGCTTTGCAGGAAGCGGGTTTTTCGCTGCTCAGGCCCTGGCAGGCCGCTCTCGATGAATATCTGGGGAGATTGCAGCCTTTTTGACGGCCTTAGCCCAAGTCCTTTGGCCTAATTCCCGTTTTTCATGAATTCGACATCGTGGCCCGGGAAGATTCTGGCGCCGAGATCCAGCACCTGCTGGCGATCCAGGCGGGCCTGTTCGCGATCGCGCGGAATCATCGTCAGCACGCGGACGTCTTCTGAGCGGCTGAGGCAAGCGTCGCCGGCTACGACGGTCATCTGCTCCTTCTCCGGGATGATTACCGACACATGCCCGGGAACGTGGCCCGACGTTAAGGATATTTTCAGCCCTTCCGGCAATGAATGAGATTCGAGCCAGCAGCGCTGAGAGGCGCGCCCAAGGCGCTTCCGGTCCCACCACCGCAACGTGAACTTGCGCATCTGGTGCAGGCGTTCCACCGCATGATCGTATTCAAGAGTTTGCGGATAATATTTCAGAATCAGCTTTTCCCATCGCTGGCTGTCCAGGAGGTCGGAGTAGAGAGAACAGCACCAGTCGTGAGATTCCTGGGTAGCGTAAATGGAGCTGCCGGCAAACAGAGAATTGTTAAGAACGTGATCGATGTGGAAGTGAGTGTTAATAATGCTGTCGATATCTGTAATATTAAGGCCGTGTTGCCGGAGGGCGTTCACAAGCAAGTGTTCTTCATGCGGCATGCCGGTGTCGACCACGAAATGGCGCCCCCCATTCGACAGCAGCACCGATGCGGCGCTGTGCCAACTGCCCGGCAACAGCGTTTCCACTTTCCAGCCTGTTCCAGCCATGAGGTCTGCCTTCTGCGACGTTGATTGTAACAGGAATGCCGCGGTTTGGCGCTGCGAAGAAAGGCTGCGGCGCATCTGCTGCGGAGGGGAAACCGTTGATAGACTCTTTGGAGCTATCAGAACATCGGTTCGATGCCTTCAGGTGGTGGGCGGTGTCAGGTTTTTGAGAGCT
This region includes:
- the rfbD gene encoding dTDP-4-dehydrorhamnose reductase; the encoded protein is MNFAVTGATGLFGHGLVEVISKRHTVFSVGRAEADITRFEEVQALFQKLRPDVVVHAAANPSPDACETDPAQAFLVNVHGTRHVAEAAREVGAGVAYISTDAVFDGESLTPYVETDRAVPPTVYGRTKLLGERLVAALPRYWIFRVSVLFGPGKENFIDKGLRAMKSGQSYVVAEDQTASALYTLDGAEKILEVVERGPSGLYHLTNQGTCSRYELARYAAEKAGLDISRLAGVPADQMGRPAKRLKYAVLEMRALQEAGFSLLRPWQAALDEYLGRLQPF
- a CDS encoding MBL fold metallo-hydrolase, with protein sequence MAGTGWKVETLLPGSWHSAASVLLSNGGRHFVVDTGMPHEEHLLVNALRQHGLNITDIDSIINTHFHIDHVLNNSLFAGSSIYATQESHDWCCSLYSDLLDSQRWEKLILKYYPQTLEYDHAVERLHQMRKFTLRWWDRKRLGRASQRCWLESHSLPEGLKISLTSGHVPGHVSVIIPEKEQMTVVAGDACLSRSEDVRVLTMIPRDREQARLDRQQVLDLGARIFPGHDVEFMKNGN